TATCATAAAAGACACAATAACCATTGGAACTGACAGGTTTGATAAATTCGCTCAAATGGATCAGCTTCCCGTTTTGAATCTTATACAACCCTTTATGAACGGGATTTACCTGTTTCTCTGTCCATCCGGCCAGCCACAGGTCGCCCCGCTTGTCTTCCGTTATGCCAAAGACCTGTCCCACACCACCGTAATTTCTTACAATACCATTGTTCACCAAAATAATGGAATCTTTTAATCTTCCAAAAGAATAGACCGTGTCGCTGTCCGAAGAAACGAAGCAGGCGCTGATATCCGTGTGCCGCAGAACGTTTTTGGAAAGGATTTCAAGGGAATCCTTCCCGGGAAAAAAACGGTAATTTTTGGCTGACCACCCGATGATAAAAACAGCCGTGTCTCCCACCAGAAAGTCGGTGATAATGGCATTTTGCGATATTTTCCCGTTCCGGGTGTTGAATTCGTGGAAGCCCGTGCTGTCGTAATAGCAGAACTGGGTATGGCAGCCGATGAGCAGGAGGTGATGCCGGTGATCGTATTTCAGCTCGCGTATTTTGTGATCGGAAAGGCCATTGGACCGGTTAAAGTTGGTAAATGTCCGGTTATCAAATTTGCTCAGTCCCCCGTCGAATGTCCCGAACCACATATTTCCCTGCCCGTCTTCGGCGATGGCCCATACGCGGTCGCCGGCCAGCCCGTGGGAGGAGTTGTAGACCTTGAAATTTTTACCATCGAAAAGGCAGACACCGGCGTCGGTCCCGATCCATAACTGACCACGGGAATCCTTGAAAATGGCCCGGACCGAATTGCTCGGTAATCCATCGCGGATGGTGTAATTCCTGGCGTAATAGGTCTGGGCAGATGAAACCAGGGAATGTATTACCAGGATGAGCACCAGAAGATTTTTCATGAGCAGCTTCCTGTTACTGGGATGGAGACCGGTGCGTCAGCGCCCGGATGAACTCTTCATTTCTTCTTGCAGCCACATCGATGACCGTACCATCTTCCAGCGTGATCAGATGGCCATCGGTCTTGGTATACTTTTTTACATAATTCAGGTTGACCAGATACGACTTATGGACACGGAAGAACGTTTCGGAAGGGAGGAGTTCCTGGATGATCTTCAGGGTCTTGGGTACCACCACGACTTCGCAGGGCACCAGGTGAATGCGCGTATAGTTCTCATCTGCCTCACAATACATGATATTGTTGATCCGTTCCATCTGGTACCCTGTGAGGGTCGGCAATGCCACCTTGCTCATAATATCGGAGCCCATGCTCAGGTTTGAGAGCAGGGTTTCGATGCGGGCCTGCCGGGAAGTGACCTGAATCTTTTTTTCAAGTTTCTGCACGGCCTCCTGGAGATCAGCAAAGTTCACCGGCTTCAGCAGGTAATCCAGTGCTGCATGCTTTATGGCATGGATGGCATACTGCTTATAAGCGGTGGTGAATATGACTTCAAAGGTATATTGGTCAAAGTAGTCGAAAATCTTAAAACCGTTTTCTCCCGGCATTTCGATGTCCAGAAATACGAGGCCCGGGTTGTATTTATGAATGGCCTGCACGGCATCCTGGACCGATGCGGCCAGGCAAACCACCTGCAGTTTGTCGGGGAAATAGCGCTGGATAAGCTTCTCAAGCGCTTCCCGGGCATTGAGCTCGTCATCAACGACAATGCAGGTGGTCATTCGGTTTTCATTCAGAAAACCACAAAGTAATGAATTTTCTTTCTTAGTGTGGAAGGAATTTATTTAAAGTGAGGATTTGCAGGATAAGCGTAGAGTTTTACCAACTAACTGATCCCGGACCCCGAACATTGACAATTGACAATTGACAATTACTCCAGTTCCAGTCTCCCTGAGGCGGTGGCTACCGCATAATCCCCCATCGCAGTGGCGCTTCGGTAGATCCTGCCATTGAACAGGATGTCAACGCAAACATGGGCATTTTTGTGGTTGGTCTGAGCGGAGCA
Above is a genomic segment from Bacteroidales bacterium containing:
- a CDS encoding LytTR family DNA-binding domain-containing protein produces the protein MTTCIVVDDELNAREALEKLIQRYFPDKLQVVCLAASVQDAVQAIHKYNPGLVFLDIEMPGENGFKIFDYFDQYTFEVIFTTAYKQYAIHAIKHAALDYLLKPVNFADLQEAVQKLEKKIQVTSRQARIETLLSNLSMGSDIMSKVALPTLTGYQMERINNIMYCEADENYTRIHLVPCEVVVVPKTLKIIQELLPSETFFRVHKSYLVNLNYVKKYTKTDGHLITLEDGTVIDVAARRNEEFIRALTHRSPSQ